A window from Prosthecobacter sp. encodes these proteins:
- the kdsA gene encoding 3-deoxy-8-phosphooctulonate synthase, whose protein sequence is MKIGSVSMDGTEPVLILGPCVIESEEFIWDVAEKLGAMATQHGWRWIFKASYDKANRSAISSYRGLGCEAGCKLLAQIGTKLGVPVTTDIHSVEEAKQASEHIDLLQIPAFLCRQTDLIVAAGETGRTVNVKKGQFLAPWDVRNIADKLVSVGCQNFMFTERGTTFGYNNLVADMRSLYWMRELGYRVVMDATHSVQRPGGLGTATGGDGKLAPVLARAAVATGCDGVFMETHPDPAKAFSDGPNQIPLSQIAEVVETLRKIHGLVRDIT, encoded by the coding sequence ATGAAAATAGGGTCGGTGTCGATGGATGGCACGGAGCCAGTGTTGATACTCGGGCCGTGTGTGATCGAGAGTGAGGAATTCATCTGGGATGTCGCCGAAAAGCTCGGCGCAATGGCCACACAGCATGGCTGGCGCTGGATTTTCAAAGCCTCGTATGACAAGGCGAACCGCAGCGCCATTTCGTCGTATCGTGGCCTCGGTTGCGAAGCGGGCTGCAAGCTGCTGGCGCAAATTGGCACCAAGCTTGGTGTCCCGGTGACCACAGACATCCACTCAGTCGAGGAAGCGAAGCAGGCGTCTGAACACATCGACCTGCTGCAAATCCCCGCTTTTCTTTGCCGCCAGACCGATTTGATCGTCGCCGCAGGTGAGACGGGACGTACTGTTAATGTGAAGAAAGGCCAGTTTCTCGCCCCGTGGGATGTGCGGAACATCGCCGACAAGCTCGTGAGCGTCGGCTGCCAGAATTTTATGTTCACCGAGCGTGGCACGACCTTTGGCTACAACAATCTCGTGGCTGACATGCGCTCTCTGTACTGGATGCGCGAACTTGGCTACCGCGTCGTGATGGATGCCACGCACAGCGTGCAGCGGCCCGGCGGTCTTGGCACCGCGACGGGCGGCGATGGCAAACTGGCTCCCGTGCTCGCCCGCGCCGCGGTGGCGACGGGTTGTGACGGGGTGTTCATGGAGACGCATCCTGATCCGGCGAAAGCCTTTTCAGACGGTCCCAATCAAATCCCGCTTTCGCAGATCGCTGAAGTGGTGGAAACCTTGAGGAAGATACATGGCCTTGTTCGCGACATCACTTGA
- a CDS encoding transglutaminase family protein — protein MRFRVFHRTRYLYRAPVRDSYNELRLRPATDDKSRLEFFLLKTHPPVRLQHFRDNWFNYVHFFDLPEPHSNLTIEAQSTINTTSPYEVGKPLGVTFPALKQDLDDTLQPFLGSSRYVDVNPEVWRLGIDIRDDRNDVFEVAEAVMHHIFREWIYSPNFTNASTHMNEVMATKRGVCQDFAHLMTGICRSLGIPTRYVSGYLYNGPDSHLRGAQASHAWCEIYLPGKGWFGLDPTNDTLADERHIKIATGRDYHDAAPVMGHFDGPPGATSALQVELEVRRMDG, from the coding sequence ATGCGCTTCCGAGTCTTCCACCGCACGCGATACCTTTACCGCGCGCCAGTGCGTGACAGTTACAACGAACTGCGCCTGCGACCTGCCACGGATGATAAGTCACGCCTCGAGTTTTTTCTGCTGAAAACCCACCCGCCGGTGCGGCTGCAGCACTTCCGCGACAACTGGTTTAATTACGTCCACTTTTTCGACCTGCCGGAGCCGCATTCCAACCTGACCATCGAGGCGCAATCGACCATCAACACCACCAGCCCCTACGAGGTCGGCAAACCACTGGGTGTCACCTTCCCCGCGCTCAAACAGGATCTCGATGACACATTGCAGCCGTTTCTCGGCAGCAGCAGGTATGTGGACGTCAACCCCGAGGTCTGGCGGCTCGGCATCGACATTCGCGATGACCGCAACGACGTCTTCGAAGTCGCCGAGGCCGTGATGCACCACATTTTCCGCGAGTGGATCTATTCACCGAACTTTACCAACGCCTCCACGCACATGAACGAGGTCATGGCCACGAAGCGCGGTGTCTGCCAGGACTTTGCGCATCTCATGACCGGCATCTGCCGCTCGCTCGGCATCCCGACGCGTTATGTGAGCGGTTATCTCTACAACGGCCCCGATTCCCATCTGCGTGGAGCCCAGGCCTCGCACGCCTGGTGTGAAATCTACCTTCCCGGCAAAGGCTGGTTCGGCCTCGACCCTACCAACGACACCCTCGCCGACGAACGCCACATCAAGATCGCCACTGGCCGCGATTACCACGATGCCGCCCCCGTGATGGGCCATTTCGACGGCCCGCCCGGAGCGACCTCGGCGCTTCAGGTTGAACTCGAAGTGCGGCGCATGGATGGGTGA
- a CDS encoding alpha-E domain-containing protein: MLSRVADSIYWMARYMERAENLSRLLLSTQDLLLDAGEEAADESQFWGPILMTTGDEERYDKSHSTIEGELVADFLALRADNPNSILNCVRAARENARTVRDQISDELWECINGLRLFLESPEAAALHQNQRASFYEKVLVASYQFQGITASTTPRDESWHFLRLGLCLERADKTTRLIDTCSAISLDMPPNPLARPLRWAALLRSSSAWHAFQAYSSNKLDPVNIVEYLLLNDTFPRSFAWCIEAMHTALIALCGTGRLEEMKAPVRLLGRLRADIAYITMDEVLKEGLHEFIDRLQTKLNDIGASILQTFVLYGDSTLEVGDALHAPALPPGAWHAMVDANMQIQQQQQQ, encoded by the coding sequence ATGCTAAGCCGCGTCGCCGACAGCATCTATTGGATGGCACGCTACATGGAGCGCGCTGAAAACCTCTCACGTCTGCTGCTTTCCACGCAGGATCTGCTGCTGGATGCCGGAGAAGAGGCCGCCGACGAATCGCAGTTCTGGGGCCCCATTTTGATGACCACCGGCGATGAGGAGCGCTACGACAAAAGCCACAGCACCATCGAAGGCGAACTCGTGGCCGATTTCCTGGCGCTGCGGGCCGACAATCCCAATTCCATCCTCAACTGCGTCCGCGCCGCCCGTGAAAACGCCCGCACCGTGCGTGACCAGATCTCCGATGAGTTGTGGGAATGCATCAATGGCTTGCGTCTCTTTCTAGAGTCCCCCGAAGCGGCCGCGTTGCACCAAAACCAGCGCGCTTCGTTCTATGAAAAGGTGCTCGTCGCCTCATACCAATTCCAGGGCATCACCGCCTCCACCACGCCGCGTGATGAGAGCTGGCATTTCCTGCGCCTGGGTCTCTGTCTCGAACGTGCGGATAAAACGACGCGTCTGATCGACACCTGTTCCGCCATTTCCCTCGACATGCCGCCGAACCCGCTGGCCCGTCCATTGCGCTGGGCTGCGCTGCTGCGTTCCAGTTCCGCCTGGCATGCCTTCCAAGCCTATAGCAGCAACAAGCTCGATCCCGTCAACATCGTCGAGTACCTCCTGCTTAACGACACGTTCCCCCGCTCCTTCGCCTGGTGCATCGAGGCCATGCACACCGCTCTCATCGCCCTCTGTGGCACCGGTCGCCTCGAAGAGATGAAAGCGCCCGTGCGTCTTCTTGGCAGGCTGCGTGCCGACATCGCCTACATCACGATGGACGAAGTGCTCAAAGAAGGCCTGCACGAATTCATCGACCGCCTCCAGACCAAGCTCAACGACATCGGCGCCTCCATTTTACAGACCTTCGTACTCTATGGCGACAGTACGCTTGAAGTCGGGGATGCCCTCCACGCGCCCGCGCTTCCTCCTGGTGCCTGGCACGCCATGGTGGATGCCAACATGCAAATTCAGCAGCAACAGCAGCAGTGA
- a CDS encoding circularly permuted type 2 ATP-grasp protein: MFSEPKAARSHYAGIMGSIGTLTPAEYATRQRTADSVFLRQGVTFTVYGDDQGTERIFPFDLMPRIIPHQEWERVESGLIQRITALNLFLNDVYHGQKIINDGIVPRELVESASHFRPEFMGVKVPHGIYIHICGTDLVRDGKGEYYVLEDNGRCPSGASYMLENRNAMKRTFPGLLQSLPVRPVDAYGSMLRETLAHLAPPSVIDPNIVVLTPGVFNSAYFEHCYLAKQMGVPIVEGRDLILKNDRIFMRTTKGLQQVHVIYRRIDDDFLDPLVFRKDSLLGVPGLVKAYQNGHVALANSIGTGVADDKAVYALVPKMIKYYLDQDPILPNVTTYLGVDPKECEYILANLPNLVVKAVNESGGYGMLMGPHSTKDEQEKFAERIRANPRNYIAQPVLNLSRHPVFQGDHFEGRHIDLRPYVLYGDRIHVVPGGLTRVALKKGSLVVNSSQGGGSKDTWVLWDDQ, encoded by the coding sequence ATGTTTTCCGAGCCAAAGGCCGCCCGGTCGCATTACGCTGGAATCATGGGCAGCATCGGCACCCTGACACCCGCCGAATACGCCACCCGTCAGCGCACTGCCGACTCGGTTTTCCTCCGCCAGGGAGTCACCTTCACCGTCTATGGCGATGATCAGGGCACGGAGCGCATTTTTCCATTCGACCTGATGCCGCGCATTATTCCGCACCAGGAGTGGGAGCGTGTCGAGTCCGGCCTGATCCAGCGCATCACGGCGCTGAATCTGTTTCTGAACGACGTTTATCACGGCCAGAAAATCATCAACGACGGCATCGTGCCGCGCGAACTCGTCGAGTCCGCCTCGCATTTCCGGCCGGAATTCATGGGCGTCAAAGTCCCGCACGGCATCTACATCCACATCTGCGGCACTGATCTCGTGCGCGATGGCAAAGGCGAGTATTACGTGCTCGAAGACAATGGCCGCTGCCCCTCCGGTGCCTCCTACATGCTGGAGAATCGCAATGCAATGAAGCGTACGTTCCCCGGCCTGCTGCAATCGCTGCCGGTGCGGCCCGTCGATGCCTACGGCTCGATGCTGCGCGAAACTTTGGCCCATCTGGCCCCGCCGAGTGTCATTGATCCGAACATCGTCGTGCTGACCCCCGGTGTGTTCAACAGCGCCTACTTCGAGCACTGCTATCTGGCCAAACAAATGGGCGTGCCCATCGTTGAAGGTCGCGATTTGATCTTGAAGAATGATCGCATCTTCATGCGCACCACCAAGGGCCTTCAGCAGGTGCACGTCATCTACCGCCGCATTGACGACGACTTCCTTGATCCGCTGGTGTTCCGCAAAGACTCGCTGCTCGGCGTTCCAGGCCTCGTGAAGGCCTATCAAAACGGCCATGTGGCATTGGCGAACTCCATCGGCACCGGCGTCGCGGATGACAAGGCGGTGTACGCCCTGGTGCCGAAAATGATCAAATACTACCTCGATCAAGACCCCATCCTGCCGAACGTGACCACCTATCTCGGCGTCGATCCGAAGGAGTGTGAGTACATCCTCGCGAACCTGCCCAATCTCGTGGTCAAAGCCGTGAATGAATCCGGCGGCTACGGCATGCTGATGGGACCGCATTCCACGAAGGATGAGCAGGAAAAGTTTGCCGAGCGCATCCGCGCCAACCCGCGCAACTACATCGCCCAGCCGGTGCTGAACCTCTCACGTCATCCCGTCTTCCAGGGCGATCACTTTGAGGGCCGTCACATCGATTTGCGGCCGTATGTGCTCTACGGCGACCGCATCCACGTCGTCCCTGGTGGATTGACCCGCGTGGCGCTCAAAAAAGGCTCGCTCGTCGTCAATTCCAGCCAAGGCGGCGGCAGCAAGGACACCTGGGTGCTGTGGGATGACCAATGA
- a CDS encoding transglutaminase family protein codes for MNYRITHRTTYAYSSRVAVSHHAARLRPRDTNTQHCQEFSLSFDPEPDLLTEHTDSFGNQVSCFSIQKLHARFEVVSRSFVKLAPVLQPDPAQTPPWEDVAALFRDPVPFDLLDPCQFVFRSPLLVHEIPLREFALPSFKPGRPVLAAAADLCARIHHEFVFDPKATTISTPLAEVLEKKRGVCQDFAHLAIASLRAMGLPARYVSGYLRTHPPAGKPRLAGVDASHAWVSCFVPGFGWVDFDPTNDCFTSLDHITVAIGRDFSDVSPVRGIITGGGKHKVEVGVDVEPVGGT; via the coding sequence ATGAACTACCGCATCACGCACCGCACCACGTATGCCTACAGTTCGCGGGTGGCCGTTTCGCACCACGCCGCGCGTCTGCGGCCGCGCGACACCAACACGCAGCATTGCCAGGAATTCAGCCTCAGCTTTGATCCCGAACCCGATCTGCTCACCGAGCACACCGACTCCTTCGGCAACCAGGTTTCCTGCTTCTCGATTCAAAAGCTGCATGCGCGTTTTGAAGTCGTCTCGCGCAGTTTTGTGAAGCTCGCGCCGGTGTTGCAGCCTGATCCGGCGCAAACACCGCCGTGGGAGGACGTTGCCGCGTTGTTTCGTGATCCAGTGCCGTTTGATCTGCTCGATCCGTGCCAGTTCGTGTTCCGCAGCCCGCTGCTGGTGCATGAAATACCACTGCGTGAGTTCGCGCTGCCCAGTTTCAAGCCAGGCCGGCCCGTGCTCGCCGCCGCTGCGGATCTTTGCGCCCGCATTCATCATGAGTTTGTGTTTGATCCGAAGGCCACCACGATCAGCACGCCGCTGGCGGAGGTGCTGGAAAAGAAACGCGGCGTCTGCCAGGACTTTGCGCACCTCGCCATCGCCAGCCTGCGGGCGATGGGCCTGCCCGCCCGCTATGTGAGCGGCTACCTGCGCACGCATCCGCCCGCAGGCAAACCACGGCTGGCCGGCGTCGATGCCTCGCATGCCTGGGTGTCGTGTTTTGTACCCGGCTTCGGCTGGGTCGATTTTGATCCCACCAACGACTGCTTCACCTCGCTCGACCACATCACCGTCGCCATCGGCCGTGATTTTTCCGATGTCAGCCCCGTGCGCGGCATCATCACCGGCGGCGGCAAGCACAAGGTGGAGGTCGGCGTGGATGTGGAGCCGGTGGGTGGAACGTAA
- a CDS encoding circularly permuted type 2 ATP-grasp protein has product MIFQSQSSTTASPATPRVVAPRVDAPDAARHYDELRDDAGRVRAHYDQVITDLQRRDAAGVKRLSDTARRLLAERGVTFNVYDDKGMDTPWTMDPVPFVISSREWEGIEKAMIQRATLLNTILTDSYGSQQLIRRGDMPAAMVLAQPGYLRPCHGIKVPNAKPLQVYGADIARAPDGRWWVISDRTQIPTGAGYALENRLITSRLLPDVFRDARVRRLAGFFRQMQQSLAALAPRPAGEPRVVLLTPGPYNETYFEQAYLARYLGYTLVEGEDLTVRDDRVYLKTLSGLEPVDVILRRVDDDFCDPLELRNDSMLGVPGLVRAVRAGNVSLANALGSGLAEAPAMMAFLPGLCRKLLGENLLMPSVATWWCGQERPRGEMEKNLDHLVIKSAFRARGREVHFGEGLSTAERTAFIERMRFAPDRWAAQEKMTFSTAPTWEDGHLVHKPISVRVYLVATADGYMVMPGALTRVAATMDSPLVSMQKGGSSKDTWVLSDGPVENVTLLTTTRTPVELRRIGHNLGSRVANHLYWLGRYAERAESSARLLRSTLIRCSPESGMSETPLLLPLLEALRSLRVLDDVADTAVLAAQQEQLEARLLQAVFDPEHPSSIRSSVTHIQRIGILLRDRISVDTWRVISQLSDALDAFDHPPSISPMSDTLNVLTRVILELASFHGLAKENMTRAQGWMFLDTGHRIERTTYICELLRAGLCSADAENPSLLEAILEVGDSTITYRNRYSLLPQLAAVYDLLMLDELNPRGLRFQFERIEQHFELLPREQNSAILTPAMRVLLENSTNLQLCDPTELARVEPGTWAQTQVAKLLTQLIEAMPALNDALTAGYFAHSTISSSESEPAAEPTPTR; this is encoded by the coding sequence TTGATCTTCCAATCTCAAAGCTCCACCACCGCTTCTCCCGCAACACCACGGGTTGTGGCTCCGCGTGTGGACGCTCCTGACGCCGCAAGGCATTACGACGAGCTGCGCGACGATGCGGGCAGGGTGAGGGCGCATTACGACCAAGTCATCACGGACCTGCAACGTCGTGATGCCGCCGGGGTGAAGCGTCTGTCCGACACCGCCCGCCGTCTGCTGGCGGAACGTGGGGTGACCTTCAACGTGTATGATGACAAGGGCATGGACACGCCATGGACAATGGACCCGGTGCCGTTTGTCATTTCGTCGCGCGAATGGGAGGGCATCGAAAAGGCGATGATTCAACGTGCCACGTTGCTCAATACGATTCTTACCGACAGCTACGGGTCGCAGCAGTTGATCCGCCGGGGCGACATGCCGGCGGCGATGGTGCTCGCACAACCGGGCTATCTGCGGCCCTGCCACGGCATCAAAGTGCCGAATGCGAAGCCGCTGCAGGTCTATGGTGCCGACATTGCCCGAGCACCGGACGGCCGTTGGTGGGTCATTTCCGACCGCACGCAGATACCCACGGGTGCCGGTTACGCGCTGGAGAACCGCTTGATCACCTCGCGCCTGCTGCCGGATGTGTTTCGCGATGCACGGGTGCGCCGCCTGGCCGGATTTTTCCGTCAGATGCAGCAATCCCTCGCCGCACTGGCTCCACGGCCTGCCGGTGAACCACGCGTCGTGCTGCTGACGCCTGGACCTTACAACGAAACGTACTTCGAGCAGGCCTACCTCGCCCGCTATCTCGGTTACACGCTTGTTGAAGGTGAAGATCTCACCGTACGCGATGACCGCGTCTATTTGAAGACACTCAGCGGCCTGGAGCCGGTGGATGTGATCCTGCGTCGTGTGGATGACGATTTTTGTGATCCGCTGGAGCTGCGCAATGACTCCATGCTCGGCGTTCCCGGCCTCGTGCGGGCCGTGCGTGCGGGCAACGTCTCACTCGCGAACGCCCTTGGCTCCGGTCTGGCCGAAGCACCGGCGATGATGGCCTTTCTGCCCGGTTTGTGCCGCAAACTGCTCGGCGAAAACCTGCTCATGCCCTCCGTGGCAACGTGGTGGTGCGGCCAGGAGCGTCCCCGCGGCGAAATGGAGAAAAATCTCGACCATCTGGTCATCAAAAGCGCCTTCCGTGCGCGCGGACGCGAAGTTCACTTTGGCGAGGGCCTTTCGACCGCCGAACGCACCGCTTTCATTGAGCGCATGCGTTTTGCGCCGGATCGCTGGGCTGCGCAGGAGAAGATGACCTTCTCCACCGCGCCGACATGGGAGGATGGGCACCTCGTTCACAAGCCGATCAGCGTCCGTGTTTATCTCGTCGCGACGGCAGACGGCTACATGGTCATGCCGGGTGCGTTGACGCGCGTCGCCGCGACCATGGATTCGCCGCTGGTCTCGATGCAGAAGGGCGGCAGCAGCAAGGACACCTGGGTGCTCAGTGATGGTCCGGTGGAAAACGTCACCCTGCTCACCACCACACGCACACCGGTGGAACTCCGCCGCATCGGTCACAATCTCGGCAGTCGCGTCGCGAATCATCTGTACTGGCTCGGGCGTTATGCGGAACGGGCGGAATCCAGCGCCCGCCTGCTGCGCTCCACGCTGATCCGTTGTTCCCCTGAAAGCGGCATGAGTGAAACACCGCTGCTGCTGCCTCTGCTGGAGGCCCTGCGCAGTCTGCGTGTGCTGGATGATGTGGCTGACACCGCCGTGCTGGCCGCCCAGCAGGAACAGCTTGAAGCCCGGCTGCTGCAGGCGGTGTTCGATCCTGAGCATCCTTCCTCCATCCGCTCCAGCGTCACCCACATCCAGCGCATCGGCATCCTGCTGCGTGACCGTATCTCCGTTGATACCTGGCGCGTCATCAGCCAGCTCAGCGATGCTTTGGACGCCTTCGATCACCCGCCGAGCATCTCGCCGATGTCCGACACGCTGAACGTGCTCACGCGCGTCATCCTCGAACTCGCCTCCTTCCATGGACTGGCCAAGGAGAACATGACGCGTGCCCAGGGCTGGATGTTCCTCGACACCGGGCACCGCATCGAGCGCACCACCTACATCTGTGAGCTGCTGCGTGCCGGACTGTGCTCTGCAGATGCGGAAAATCCGAGCCTGCTCGAAGCCATCCTTGAAGTCGGCGACAGCACGATCACCTACCGCAACCGCTACAGCCTGCTGCCGCAGCTCGCCGCCGTGTATGACCTGCTCATGCTCGACGAACTCAATCCACGCGGCCTGCGCTTCCAGTTTGAGCGCATCGAGCAGCATTTCGAGCTGCTGCCGCGCGAGCAAAACTCCGCAATACTTACGCCAGCGATGCGGGTGCTCCTGGAAAACAGCACCAATCTGCAACTCTGTGACCCCACCGAGCTGGCACGCGTTGAACCGGGCACCTGGGCGCAAACGCAGGTCGCGAAACTGCTCACTCAGCTCATCGAAGCCATGCCGGCCCTCAACGATGCGCTCACCGCCGGTTACTTCGCCCATTCCACCATCAGCAGCAGCGAATCCGAGCCTGCCGCCGAACCGACGCCCACGCGATGA
- a CDS encoding transglutaminase family protein, producing MSIHVALHHRTSYRYERPIALGPQVVRLRPAPYSRTRILSYSLKVTPEKHFLNWQQDPQSNYLARLVFEQKTTEFTVEVDLVAEMAVFNPFDYFLEPEAEHFPFDYDAALDQELAPFLKRLDLTPKLTEYYTEVEKELLAMKPWPPRTNDVLVAINQRLWKDIIYSIRMEPGVQTPEETLTLRSGSCRDSAWLMVQLMRRLGIASRFVSGYLIQLKADVKSLDGPSGSEVDFTDLHAWCEVYLPGAGWIGLDPTSGLFAGEGHIPLAATPDPQSAAPISGMVEPCETKFEFDMKIERIFETPRVTKPYTEEQWAEIEALGHALDKELEAGDVRLTMGGEPTFVSIDDMDGPEWNTTAVGPMKARLSDELIKRLKNRFAPGAFLHYGQGKWYPGESLPRWSYGCYWRKDGQPLWAHPHLFADMQADYGANENSSARFVHALAERLGCGGKWVMPTYEDVYYYLWRERKLPVNVDPLKSNLKDKEERQRLAQVFEQGLDKIVGHVLPLKSDFDDGGTSWSTGPWFLRGERCYLVPGDSPIGLRLPLDSQPWVKETSYPYLHEQDPMEDRDPLPSRQHFVRGIGGVPPSFWKKLAQQRGRLGPDDLPENEPQDLIDPAAQPPVFGQSADKVIRTALCVEPRNGKLFVFMPPTKTLEEYLSCLGAIEDVALALDQPIVIEGYAPPFDPRMHALKVTPDPGVIEVNVQPSKSWDEMVNITETLYDEARLTRLGTEKFMVDGRHTGTGGGNHIVMGAEAPKDSPFLRRPDLLRSLVSYWQNHPSLSFMFSGLFVGPTSQSPRIDEARNDSLYELEVAFKAARDAGNNISPWLVDRLYRNLLIDSTGSTHRAEFCIDKLFSPDSSTGRLGLLEMRAFEMPPHARMSLAQALMLRTLIARFWKEPYEKPLIRWGTDIHDRWMLPHFTWSDFEDVCDETRRAGYELKPEWFAPHHEFRFPLSGDFSSRNVNVEIRQALEPWHVLGEEGGAGGAVRFVDSSLERIQIKAMGLTEGRYAITCNGRTVPLHPTGTNGEFIAGVRYRAWQPGSCLQPTIGVHAPLTLDLVDLWNERSLGGCTYHVVHPGGRSYDTFPVNGYEAESRRLARFFRHGHTPGKMIVAPAVPNPEFPFTLDLRHG from the coding sequence ATGTCCATCCACGTCGCCCTCCACCACCGCACCAGCTACCGCTATGAACGCCCCATCGCCCTCGGTCCACAGGTGGTGCGGCTGCGGCCAGCGCCGTATTCGCGCACGCGCATCCTGAGCTACTCGCTGAAGGTCACGCCGGAGAAGCATTTCCTGAACTGGCAGCAGGACCCGCAGTCGAACTACCTCGCGCGGCTCGTGTTCGAGCAGAAAACGACGGAATTCACGGTCGAGGTCGATCTGGTGGCCGAAATGGCGGTGTTCAACCCCTTCGACTACTTCCTTGAACCCGAAGCGGAGCATTTTCCGTTCGATTACGATGCGGCGCTGGACCAGGAGCTGGCCCCGTTTTTGAAGCGGCTCGACCTGACGCCGAAACTCACGGAATACTACACCGAAGTCGAAAAGGAGCTGCTCGCCATGAAGCCCTGGCCGCCGCGCACGAACGACGTGCTGGTGGCCATCAATCAGCGGCTGTGGAAGGACATCATATACAGCATTCGCATGGAGCCGGGCGTGCAGACGCCGGAGGAGACGCTCACCTTGCGCAGCGGCTCCTGCCGTGACTCCGCGTGGCTGATGGTGCAGCTCATGCGCCGCCTCGGCATCGCGTCCCGTTTTGTCAGTGGCTACCTGATCCAGCTCAAAGCGGACGTGAAGTCTCTCGACGGCCCGAGCGGTTCCGAGGTCGATTTCACGGATTTGCATGCCTGGTGCGAGGTGTATCTGCCCGGTGCGGGCTGGATCGGCCTTGATCCGACTTCCGGCCTGTTTGCCGGTGAAGGCCACATTCCTCTCGCCGCCACGCCTGACCCACAGAGTGCGGCACCGATCAGCGGCATGGTGGAGCCGTGCGAAACCAAGTTTGAGTTCGACATGAAGATCGAGCGCATCTTCGAGACGCCCCGCGTCACGAAGCCCTACACCGAGGAGCAGTGGGCCGAGATTGAAGCGCTCGGTCATGCCTTGGACAAAGAACTCGAAGCGGGCGATGTGCGCCTCACGATGGGCGGTGAGCCGACCTTTGTTTCCATCGACGACATGGACGGTCCTGAATGGAACACGACGGCGGTGGGGCCGATGAAGGCACGCCTGTCCGATGAACTGATCAAGCGGCTCAAGAACCGCTTCGCTCCCGGTGCGTTCCTGCATTACGGCCAGGGCAAATGGTATCCGGGTGAGTCGCTGCCACGCTGGTCCTACGGCTGCTACTGGCGCAAAGACGGCCAGCCCCTGTGGGCGCATCCGCATCTGTTTGCCGACATGCAGGCGGACTACGGCGCGAATGAAAACAGCTCCGCGCGTTTCGTTCACGCATTGGCCGAGCGTCTCGGCTGCGGCGGCAAGTGGGTGATGCCCACCTATGAAGATGTGTATTACTACCTGTGGCGTGAGCGGAAGCTGCCGGTGAACGTTGATCCGCTCAAATCCAACCTCAAAGACAAGGAGGAGCGCCAGCGGCTGGCCCAGGTGTTTGAGCAGGGCCTCGACAAGATCGTCGGCCATGTGCTGCCGCTGAAAAGCGACTTTGACGATGGTGGCACCTCCTGGAGCACCGGGCCGTGGTTCCTGCGTGGCGAGCGCTGCTATCTCGTGCCGGGCGATTCGCCCATCGGCCTGCGTCTGCCGCTCGATTCGCAGCCGTGGGTGAAGGAGACCAGCTATCCGTATCTGCACGAACAAGATCCGATGGAAGACCGCGATCCGCTGCCTTCACGGCAGCACTTTGTGCGCGGCATTGGCGGCGTGCCGCCCTCGTTTTGGAAAAAACTCGCGCAGCAACGAGGTCGTCTCGGCCCGGATGACCTGCCGGAGAATGAACCGCAAGATTTGATCGATCCTGCGGCACAGCCGCCCGTCTTCGGCCAGTCTGCCGACAAGGTCATCCGCACCGCGCTCTGCGTGGAGCCGCGCAATGGCAAGCTGTTCGTCTTCATGCCGCCGACGAAGACGCTGGAGGAATATCTGAGCTGCCTCGGAGCCATCGAGGATGTCGCGCTCGCGCTCGACCAGCCGATTGTCATCGAAGGGTATGCGCCGCCGTTTGATCCGCGCATGCATGCGCTCAAGGTCACGCCCGACCCCGGCGTGATCGAGGTGAACGTGCAGCCGTCAAAAAGCTGGGACGAGATGGTGAACATCACCGAGACGCTCTACGACGAAGCGCGTCTCACCCGCCTCGGCACGGAGAAATTCATGGTCGATGGTCGTCACACCGGCACCGGTGGCGGCAACCACATCGTCATGGGTGCGGAAGCGCCGAAGGACAGCCCGTTCCTGCGCCGTCCCGATTTGCTACGCAGCCTTGTGAGCTACTGGCAGAATCATCCGTCGCTCTCGTTCATGTTCAGTGGCCTGTTTGTCGGCCCCACGAGCCAAAGCCCGCGCATCGACGAAGCGCGCAACGATTCGCTCTACGAACTCGAAGTCGCCTTCAAAGCCGCACGTGACGCTGGCAACAACATCTCGCCCTGGCTGGTGGATCGCTTGTACCGCAACCTGCTCATCGACTCGACCGGCAGCACGCACCGCGCCGAGTTCTGCATCGACAAACTGTTCTCGCCCGACAGTTCCACCGGCCGCCTGGGTCTGCTGGAAATGCGCGCCTTTGAAATGCCGCCGCATGCGCGCATGAGTTTGGCTCAAGCACTGATGCTGCGCACGCTCATCGCCCGTTTTTGGAAAGAACCGTATGAAAAACCGCTCATCCGCTGGGGCACCGACATCCACGACCGCTGGATGCTGCCGCACTTCACCTGGAGCGATTTCGAGGACGTGTGCGATGAAACGCGTCGCGCCGGTTACGAACTCAAGCCCGAGTGGTTCGCCCCGCATCACGAGTTCCGCTTCCCGCTCAGCGGCGACTTCTCCTCGCGCAATGTGAACGTCGAAATTCGTCAGGCATTGGAGCCCTGGCATGTGCTCGGTGAAGAAGGCGGCGCCGGTGGTGCGGTGCGTTTCGTTGATTCCTCGCTCGAACGCATTCAAATCAAGGCCATGGGCCTCACGGAGGGCCGTTACGCCATCACCTGCAACGGCCGCACCGTGCCGCTGCATCCCACCGGCACGAACGGCGAGTTCATCGCCGGCGTGCGCTATCGTGCGTGGCAGCCCGGAAGCTGTTTGCAGCCCACCATCGGCGTGCATGCGCCGCTCACGCTCGATCTCGTCGATCTCTGGAATGAGCGCTCCCTCGGTGGCTGCACCTACCATGTCGTGCATCCCGGCGGCCGCAGCTACGACACTTTCCCCGTGAACGGCTATGAAGCCGAAAGCCGCCGCCTCGCCCGCTTCTTCCGCCACGGTCACACCCCTGGGAAGATGATAGTCGCCCCGGCGGTGCCGAATCCCGAGTTCCCGTTCACGCTGGATTTACGGCATGGGTAA